In Dioscorea cayenensis subsp. rotundata cultivar TDr96_F1 chromosome 9, TDr96_F1_v2_PseudoChromosome.rev07_lg8_w22 25.fasta, whole genome shotgun sequence, a genomic segment contains:
- the LOC120268824 gene encoding LOW QUALITY PROTEIN: pyrophosphate-energized vacuolar membrane proton pump-like (The sequence of the model RefSeq protein was modified relative to this genomic sequence to represent the inferred CDS: deleted 2 bases in 2 codons), whose protein sequence is MAVALLSGVLTEILIPVAAVIGIAFALFQWVLVSKVKLSPEPRNPGPGSGGDKNGFSDYLIEEEEGLNEHSVVTKCAEIQNAISEGATSFLFTEYQYVGIFMVAFAILIFLFLGSVEGFSTKSQPCTYSRTKTCKPALANAVFSTVSFLLGAVTSVVSGFLGMKIATYANARTTLEARKGVGKAFIAAFRSGAVMGFLLAANGLLVLYISINLFKLYYGDDWEGLFEAITGYGLGGSSMALFGRVGGGIYTKAADVGADLVGKVERNIPEDDPRNPAVIADNVGDNVGDIAGMGSDLFGSYAESSCAALVVASISSFGINHDLTAMLYPLLISSMGIIVCLITTLFATDFFEIKQVKEIEPALKKQLIISTAIMTVGIAIVSWLALPPSFTIFNFGVQKEVKNWELFFCVAIGLWAGLVIGFVTEYYTSNAYSPVQDVADSCRTGAATNVIFGLALGYKSVIIPIFAIAISIFVSFSLAAMYGIAVAALGMLSTIATGLAIDAYGPISDNAGGIAEMAGMSHRIRERTDALDAAGNTTAAIGKGFAIGSAALVSLALFGAFVSRAAISAVDVLTPKVFIGLIVGAMLPYWFSAMTMKSVGSAALKMVEEVRRQFNTIPGLMEGTAKPDYATCVKISTDASIREMIPPGALVMLTPLIVGIFFGVETLSGVLAGSLVSGVQIAISASNTGGAWDNAKKYIEAGASEHARTLGPKGSDPHKAAVIGDTIGDPLKDTSGPSLNILIKLMAVESLVFAPFFAAHGGLLFKIF, encoded by the exons ATGGCGGTAGCGCTGCTCTCCGGTGTCCTCACCGAGATCCTGATCCCGGTGGCGGCCGTGATCGGTATCGCATTTGCTTTATTCCAGTGGGTGCTCGTCTCGAAGGTTAAGCTCTCGCCGGAGCCCCGGAATCCAGGTCCGGGTTCCGGCGGGGACAAGAACGGGTTTTCTGATTACCTCATCGAGGAGGAAGAAGGCCTCAACGAGCATAGCGTCGTCACTAAGTGCGCTGAAATCCAGAACGCCATCTCCGAAG GAGCTACATCCTTCCTTTTCACTGAATATCAATATGTTGGAATTTTCATGGTTGCTTTTGCAATCCTCATTTTCCTCTTTCTTGGCTCTGTGGAGGGCTTCAGCACGAAGAGCCAGCCTTGCACCTATAGC AGGACAAAGACTTGCAAGCCTGCACTTGCTAATGCTGTCTTTAGCACTGTTTCCTTCTTGCTTGGGGCGGTAACCTCTGTGGTTTCCGGCTTCCTTGGGATGAAAATAGCAACATATGCAAATGCAAGAACAACTCTTGAAGCAAGGAAGGGTGTTGGGAAGGCTTTCATTGCTGCTTTCCGTTCTGGAGCTGTTATGGGGTTTCTTTTAGCCGCTAATGGACTATTAGTACTTTACATTTCTATCAACCTCTTCAAGTTGTATTACGGGGACGATTGGGAAGGTCTTTTTGAGGCTATTACTGGCTATGGTCTTGGTGGATCTTCCATGGCTCTCTTCGGAAGAGTCGGTGGCGGCATTTATACTAAAGCTGCAGATGTTGGAGCTGATCTTGTCGGTAAGGTGGAAAGGAATATCCCAGAGGATGACCCCAGAAACCCAGCT GTTATTGCTGACAATGTTGGTGACAATGTTGGAGACATTGCTGGGATGGGGTCAGATCTTTTCGGTTCATATGCGGAGTCATCCTGTGCTGCTCTTGTTGTTGCCTCAATTTCGTCTTTTGGAATCAACCATGACCTGACAGCTATGCTTTACCCTCTGCTCATCAGCTCTATGGGCATTATAGTTTGTTTGATCACTACTCTTTTTGCCACCGACTTCTTTGAAATAAAGCAAGTGAAGGAGATTGAGCCTGCGTTGAAGAAGCAACTTATAATCTCCACTGCTATCATGACTGTTGGTATAGCAATTGTTAGTTGGCTAGCACTGCCGCCATCTTTCACAATCTTCAAC TTTGGAGTCCAAAAAGAAGTCAAAAACTG GGAGCTGTTCTTTTGTGTTGCAATTGGTTTATGGGCAGGCCTTGTTATTGGATTTGTCACTGAGTACTACACAAGCAATGCATACAG CCCTGTGCAAGATGTTGCTGATTCCTGCAGAACAGGAGCTGCAACAAATGTTATTTTCGGGCTTGCTTTAGGTTACAAGTCTGTCATTATTCCAATTTTCGCCATAGCTATCAGCATCTTTGTTAGTTTTAGCCTTGCTGCAATGTATGGTATTGCTGTTGCCGCTCTTGGAATGCTGAGCACTATTGCTACTGGGCTTGCCATTGATGCATATGGCCCCATTAGTGACAATGCTGGAGGTATTGCTGAGATGGCTGGGATGAGCCACAGAATACGTGAACGAACTGATGCTCTTGATGCTGCCGGAAACACCACTGCTGCCATCGGAAAG ggttttgccATCGGTTCAGCTGCATTGGTATCACTAGCACTGTTTGGAGCCTTTGTGAGCAGGGCAGCAATCTCAGCAGTGGATGTTCTAACTCCGAAGGTCTTCATTGGATTGATTGTCGGTGCAATGCTTCCCTACTGGTTCTCCGCCATGACCATGAAGAGTGTCGGAAGCGCAGCATTGAAGATGGTGGAGGAGGTCCGCAGACAATTCAACACCATTCCCGGTCTCATGGAAGGCACTGCCAAACCCGACTACGCAACCTGCGTCAAGATCTCAACAGATGCCTCCATCAGGGAGATGATCCCTCCAGGTGCTCTCGTCATGCTTACACCTCTCATTGTTGGTATCTTCTTCGGAGTTGAAACTCTCTCCGGTGTCCTTGCGGGCTCCCTCGTTTCCGGCGTTCAG ATTGCTATCTCTGCTTCAAACACTGGTGGTGCATGGGACAACGCAAAGAAGTACATCGAG GCGGGAGCTTCCGAGCACGCGAGGACACTCGGACCGAAAGGATCAGACCCACACAAAGCAGCAGTGATCGGGGACACCATCGGAGACCCTCTTAAGGATACATCAGGGCCGTCGCTCAACATTCTCATCAAACTGATGGCTGTAGAATCATTAGTGTTCGCTCCGTTCTTCGCCGCTCATGGAGGTCTCCTTTTCAAGATCTTCTAA